GGATTTTTGTGCTggtggaattgaaagaattccGTGATCCCAAGTTGTGATTTCTCCGAGTTATGTTGTTTGATTATTGATTCTTGGTTTCTCTCGTTTTGTGTTTTCAATTGTAAATGTAGCCATGTATTGCTTATGAAGGCACTGTTTTGGCTTTATTGTGCACATTCTTCGGCTGTGCCTTTTTTTTAGATGCTTTGTTTTCACCTCCTTTGAAGTCAAGTGGTGGGTGTAGACGAAATTCAGTGTGCTTCCATCGATTTCTGATTTacaattattaatattttgattattttcaGGGCCTATCTCTATTCAAAAGATGGCGGCTCGGCTTTGCTACTGTTCTATTGCTGGCCACCGTCACCTCGTCACCACCGCTCCTCTTCTCATTGCCAAACTGACCCCTGGATTTACCGACACGACTTTCCGTTTTAATATTTTCCTCCCTGCATTGCAATGCAGACACAAGAAACTGCTTAATTCTGATTTGGAGTCAAAATTTCACGCCCCTTGTGCTGGCGGCGGCGGAGGAGATATTGGTGTTGGCCAGGGTAATGGTGCTGGAGGTGGTGGCAGCAGTGGGTGGAGTGGTGGTGGAGACTACCGTGAATCCAAGTCGTCGTGGGATGGCTTTGGAACCATTGGGGCTTTTATAAATGGATGGAGGTCAAGGGTTGCTGCCGATCCACAATTTCCTTTCAAAGTTCTGATGGAAGAATTGGTTGGTGTTAGCTCATGTGTTATTGGAGACATGGCATCACGTCCCAATTTTGGCCTCAATGAGCTCGATTTCGTGTTCTCAACCCTTGTCGTTGGTTCCATTCTGAATTTTGTGCTCATGTATATCCTGGCCCCAACCCTGTCATTGTCAACCCAAAGTCTTCCAGGAATTTTCGCCAGTTCTCCAGCAAGCCATATGTTCGAACCTGGGCCTTTTAGCTTGGTGAATAGGCTCGGTACTTGCATTTATAAAGGTGCTCTATTTGCTGCTGTTGGATTTGCGGCTGGGCTGGTTGGGACTGGTATTTCCAATGGATTGATCAATATGAGGAAGAAAATGGATCCCAATTTTGAGACACCGAACAAGCCTCCTCCAATGGTTTTGAACGCCACGACCTGGGCTATTCACATGGGTGTCAGCAGTAACTTGAGATACCAAACTCTTAATGGAGTCGAGTTTGTGTTAGCCAAGGGATTCCCGCCCTTCCTATTCAAGACATCTGTTGTAGTTTTGAGATGCTTGAACAATGTTCTTGGCGGAATGACGTTTGTCATTTTGGCCAGGTTGACAGGGTCGCAAAGTGTTCCTAAAACGATCCCAGCAGCTGTAGAGGATGGATCAGGTGAAGAGAAGGAGAAATTGGTGAAAAACAAGGACGATGATTTGCAAGCTAGTGATTATGCTTCCAAGTGATGTAGGTCGTTTTCTGGTCTCTCTATGCATTGCAAGTCTCCTCTGGTCgatcaagaaattgttgctCCATTTGATTGATTTTGAAAAAGAACACAATCCCCTTGATTACCCTCAGTGTTCTGAGCTTTTCGGAAACTGAATCGACACAATGATAAAATTTATCTCTGGCTCGAGCCTTGACTATTCACTAACTTGGTTTTGTGTCTAGGTTCCAACAAGTCTCATTTTTTAAGAAAGTCCATTCACTTTATTGTTGACGCCCATAATCTTTGGTGTCTTtctttctttgtcaaccaataATGATACCATTTTCGTGTTTATGTACATCATTCGATGCTAATTTATTATAGAATAGATCTTTTGTGAAAtagtatcacgaatctttatctgtaatataactctactgatattcacgataaaaaaataatattttttcatggatgatccaaataagagatttgtttcaccttctcacacaagtttatgattttattatatacATCATCGTATATTTATCAAGGATTATTTTTCTCACACGTGAAGATTAAAAATATAGACTCTATAGATATCAATAAATATTCATTATCAGATAGATACACTCTCCATTATTCGACTGTCGATGGTGACCGGtcaataatttaaaatcaatgGGTGATTGAACTTCGAGAATGTGGATCGGGTTGATTGCACTAAATCAACCTATGACCTTGGAATGTTCATTGTGTCGCTAAATTAATAATTCAATCGAAACATGATCAATTTACGAAGCAAGCACAAGTGTCCGAGTTGTGTATCTCCAAGATTTTTGACAACCAAAAacaaatattgatttatacggCAATTATTTCTCTGGTCTTATCATCCACGCGCACGCTTATCTCCAAATATTTGTCTTAATTTTTCATTACCCTACGTTATATTACAAGTATTCAAAATGCTACAATTTGTatcacttattattattattatctaaaATTTATCTTATTATACGTCGATAGTTCAAATAACACGTGATTTATTCTTAGACTTTGTTTCAGCTAGTAATCTTGGaatattaattatgttatttagtATGAATTTCTGTTTATGTAGAGGAACCATCAAGTAGTTCAAATCTAGACCAACTATCCTTTATTACTGAGAGAATTGGGCTACCATACGACTACATATTCATAAGATGTCGGTAGCATAAATGTGTATGTTAATATAGATGTGTGACAAAACACACAAGATAGAATTAAGAATTAAAGGATTTTGAGCTTTTTCGGTGTAACTCTCATTGATGATAAGATGAGGGAAAGTCATCTAACATGGTTTAATAATGTGAGGAGGAGACGAAACAACACTCCAATCCGACATATATTAGACCAGAAGATTAATCGAAGAAATAGAAAGAATTGTATGTCATTGAAAACTTGGATAGAGATAGTTAAAGAAGATATCTAAGATATTAATTTAAGATATTGTAAGTAAGAAAATCGTTTGGTTTTGAGTTTTGACAGCTAATATCTTTGTAGCTGATCCGACAATCAACGGAAATAAGTTACGACAATGAATAGGTCAATAGCTTGcttacatgtatatattgtgTTGTGTGCGCGTGTGACTAGAGAAAATCGGTATAATTTATGGAAAATAATTGTACGCTAATTGAGGGTTTATCCATAGCTAGTTTTGGTAATGACAAGTTAAATTGTTTGCGTACCCAAATCTGAGAATTCTGGACCATTATAATAATGTCTAGCGTACGTAGTCAAACTAATCAATCAATATCACAATTCATAAATAACGACAGTTTTCATGAACAGTAATTAAAAAATAGTTCACACTCTAGAAAGGCCAGTGACATAATTGTCGAGAATACTTCATTCGAGCAAAATTTATACAGTACCATTTTCAAATTAAAGCTGTCCTTTTCccttatttgaaaatttgcgaggTTGCACAAAAACTTTTATAACATCCctaatatcttttttttttttttgacaaattttcaattaaaatattattttttatgtcagaaataatgtttttagaaTAGAATCGGATCGAGCCCAATCGAGCCCATCTGTATCATGAATATATTATGTGAATGATTTCACAAAATACGTACTCTTTGATTTGAATGAAAGGGACTTACAATGTTTtcgattatattattttaatatcgACGATATTTTATTAACGTAGAAGGTGGGACTCAAAGGagaaaatatataaatgaaCACAATTTTCAAATGTTTCTTGAACATAATTAACGTGGAGCTTTCTCCGAAGACTTTTGTACTATGAGAATTGATGATTGTTATTTTTAGTTGTAGTTTTTATGTATTTTGAACAAAGTGAGAATTGATAATTATGGTGAAACAAAAAGGTGTCCAAGTGTGGGTCGATGTAAAGGAGGGGAGGCATCATTATCACAACCAATCTCCAATCGTACACTTGATCATACATGAAAGAAAATCATCAATTCTTGAATTGGACTAAATAGGTTtagtttataattaaattattcagATTAAAACTTTATTAGACACAAAAATTAGGAGCAGTGATGATGAtggattaaataataattattattaaatgaattgTGTATACTAAAACTTGGATTATAAATAATATTGGGAAATTAGAAAGATATTGTATTTTAATCCAATGATTGtataggatttttttttttttagtaattTTCTCTTAAATTGTCGATAATTTCctgaagaaaaatggtttaaattttattatactCTATTGACTTATTTATACAGCAACCACCGCTCAATGTTGTCTGCATATTTTATGGAAGCAACCATAGTTGACTAGAATAAATAAGGTTACGGAGGCCTCTAATCtattaattttatgttttatatttatataaaaataacgcATAATTCGCAtccctatttttttttttaaaaaaatgtataacCTAACCAACAAGATTATGCAAGCAAGCATTTCAAACGAGTTAATTGACAGTTacatcatgtgagaccgtctcacgtatcttaatctgtgagacgggtcaaccctactcatattcacaataaaaagtaatattcttagtataaaaagtaatatttgtcATGGaggacccaaataagagatctgtctcacaaatacgacccgtaagaccgtctcacacaagtttttatctcaCTCTAgtatacaaaataatattgagaatattattattattatttttattttgtgagacgagacctgctaaaataatatatactACGTGGCattaatatttatttcactTGTTGTCATACAAATTAAATCCAAAACTTTACAATAAGttccaaaattttaatttagggcACATAAATCATAAACTGTAGCAAGTTGTAAATTGGAATTCTCAACTCGTCAAATTTCTTCTCAAAATTTCTGAATCTGAATAtttcaataaataataataataataataacttgTTCTAATAATTGAAGAACTGTCATTAAAAAATACAAGAGATCAATGGCATTGTATATTTAAATCTCCTTTGAATTTCATTTTGCTGGCTTCAGGAGCAATGTACTTATTTTTGGGTTATATTTGCTCGCTAATTATTGTAAGCATATCTTATCTTCTTGTTTGTAGCTATAatattatttcttttttattttaaaatattacacGTAAGATTTAATACACATTAGGAATTTAGGACTTCATGAATTATGACCAAGTCTTTTCTTGTCCCCACCA
This is a stretch of genomic DNA from Primulina eburnea isolate SZY01 chromosome 11, ASM2296580v1, whole genome shotgun sequence. It encodes these proteins:
- the LOC140805163 gene encoding protein RETICULATA-RELATED 3, chloroplastic-like, with the translated sequence MAARLCYCSIAGHRHLVTTAPLLIAKLTPGFTDTTFRFNIFLPALQCRHKKLLNSDLESKFHAPCAGGGGGDIGVGQGNGAGGGGSSGWSGGGDYRESKSSWDGFGTIGAFINGWRSRVAADPQFPFKVLMEELVGVSSCVIGDMASRPNFGLNELDFVFSTLVVGSILNFVLMYILAPTLSLSTQSLPGIFASSPASHMFEPGPFSLVNRLGTCIYKGALFAAVGFAAGLVGTGISNGLINMRKKMDPNFETPNKPPPMVLNATTWAIHMGVSSNLRYQTLNGVEFVLAKGFPPFLFKTSVVVLRCLNNVLGGMTFVILARLTGSQSVPKTIPAAVEDGSGEEKEKLVKNKDDDLQASDYASK